The region AATATCGTGAGAGGGAAATCCTTTTGACTCTCCGGACTGCGGGATCCGAAATCACGAGGATCTCATCGGCCTCATTTCCCGACTTCCGCGGTGGACTCGGTCGAACAAGCCTGAAATCCGAGAGAGACAGGCTCGCAACAGTGAAAAGCCTCTACGGACACAATGGAGGACTAAACGAAGACGTTCTGCGCGATAATATAGTCATCGCGCCAGGATATCCGGAGTACGGAGCATAATGAGCAAACGGGAGCGTTCCAAACGCGAATCTGTCATAGCCGGCCCAGAAGTGAGTGAAAGCACCGAGATATATTCCCGGCAGCTGGACGCGGCGCGCTCCTACCTCAAGAAATGGGCCGAGTCCGCCGCTGCTCTCGAAGATCTCTGGTTCCCGCAGCTGCAGGAACTCGATGAGGAAACCGCGCGGAAAATGATGTCGGATCTGTTTGATATGTGAGGTCCTGGCGCCTCGGATGATCTGGGCGCCGAGATGGTAGAGCGAAGCAGATCTCAGCCTGCTTCAAGATGCGGCTGAGAGTCGATCGTTTGACGCGGCAATGTGCGGGTGCGGTAATCCTTAGGAGGCCGTTAACATGATCCATCAGTTTGCCGAACTCGGTGTGTTTTACAGGGACCGAGAGGGACTCCGGCCTAGTGATTCTGTTGCGCAATACTTGCGTGACCCGGTCGCGAAATTCCGGACGAAGACCGTGCTTCTCTTGATTTTCTGCGACAAAGGCTTCGAACGGATTCAGGTCGAGGAATGCGATGCGGTGAAACGCCGAACCTACCTCTACCGCGAAGGGCCACCCAATGGCTGGGATGCGACACCAACGTCCGGATTGCGGGGTGTGAAGGGACACGGCGATAAGGAGTATCAGGCGGCACTCCTGGAAGAGATCAGAAAGAAACTATTCCGTTTGTCGGAAAGCATCCGGGATGCGGTTGATAGGGGCGTGGATCTGCCTGAATCAGAGATCAGTCATCTTGGGAAGATTCGGGATTGGTTGAAAATTGCAGCCGGGGAAGGCAAGCCAAACATGGAGAATCGTGTCGCCCTACGGGAGAAGATTGAACAATGCAACCCGCCTGTGGCGAAAAAAACATCCGTTGTTTCCCTGCCCGCAATCATTTCGGTTGCGTGGCAGGAAGGTAACAAGGAGTTAAAACGTGTCGGCGACTATTCCGCGTTTCAGCAGTCGTTGGTGCGATCAGGGAAGGAGTCCGCCACAAGCAAGAAGGGTATCAAGGGTGCCGTGCAGGGAATCGGGCAATGCAGTATCTGCGGGAAGGCGAACACTGAAGTTTCAGGGTTGCTTCAAATCCAGCAGTTCAAAGTTTACACGTTGGACAAGCCAGGCTCGGTGTCGGGGGGGTTTGATCCGTCCGCGGCATGGCGCAACTTCCCAGCTTGCAGGGAGTGCTGCGACAAAGTGGATTTTGCCGGGGAGCGCGTGAAGAAGGAGTTGGCTTTTGACTACTACGGCTTCAAGTACTTGCTCTTGCCATCGCCTTTGCGGCCAACGCTGACCATGGCGTACGAGTTCTTGGACAGTCTGATAAATGCACGGATCAACAAAACCGCCAAATCCCGGTTGACTGCTGCAGAGGACGAGTTGTTTTACGTGGTATCCCAAGAAAAGAATCTCCTGCAAGTAGATTTGCTGTTCTATCAACCCGATCCGCAGTCTTTCCGTCCTGCTTTGTATGTCTCAGGACTTTTGCCGACCCGGTTCCGAAAGCTGTTTGACGCCAAAGACGTCGTGGATAGCCATCCGTGGCTCGATGAAACAAGTCCAGTTTCATTCACGAAAGGCCAATTCACCTTTGGTTCACTCCGCAGCGTTTTCCCAGCCGCACACGGGGGTAGCACTTTTGATGATGATTTCTTGGCTGCGACACGGGCGGCATTGGAACTGCGACCGCTTTCGACGCGTCGGCTGCTTCAAGTCGGCATGCGATGGGTTCAGGATGATTATCGACAGAACAGAGTGCGCATTATCGACAAGAAAAGGTTACCTGACTGGCAATTTCGTCTCGCTGATTTGTTTCGCACGATTCTCTTTTTCGAAACGTTGACAGATCCAAACACAGAGAGGAGACAAGAAGATATGCAAGTCGATTACGGTGATTCCGAGCAGGCCGAGCGAGTGCGCAAAGTGCTCGACCTGGGGTCGGGCAAGCTGCGAACCGATCCCGCGCCGCAAGCAGCATTCTTGGTGGGTGCATGTTGCAGCGGGATTGAGCAAATACAGAAGGATGTGCGTGGCGCGACTCCGTTTTCGGGAAAGCTGAAGGGGTTTCGCCTCGATCAATCGGACGTTCGCGGGCTGTTTGTCGCGGCGAAGGATAAGGCGAAGGCATACGGAGAAAAGCAGGAACCGAAAGTGAGTGCCTTGTTGGAGTTTGCTGCGGCAGCACTGGCAGCGACCCCGGACCAGTGGCCGTTATCTACCGATGAGATTTCCTATTTTTTTGCCTTGGGCCATACATTGCGACCACGGTTTGCGTAGATACCTACGAACCCCAAACCAGCTAACCTCAATGAAAGGAGAACCAAACATCATGGAAGCGGCGAAAACGGAGAAGCCAGAACCCATCACGACACGTACCGAGATCTTATTTGTGTATGACATTGCCGACGCCAATCCGAATGGCGATCCAAATGACGAGAACCGGCCCAGGATGGACTTGGAGGCGGGGCGAGCCAAGGTATCCGATGTCCGTCTGAAACGGACAATCCGTGACTATTTGCATGATTATTGCGGAGAAGAGATCTTTTGCCGCCAGATCGAGAAAGCCGACGGCACAATTCAAGAAGGCAAGGACCGCGCAGAGGACTTCTTTGAGCAACTCTCGAAGGACGCCAAAAAGGACGTCAAAAATGTTCTCGAGAAACGGGACTTTATTGAGGCTGGAGTCATCGCACAGTGTATTGACATCCGTCTTTTTGGCGCCACGATACCGGTATCGGGGCTCAAGAAGGAAGGAAAGGACTCAAGCGTTACACTCACCGGCGCTGTGCAATTTGCCATGGGAACAACGTTGCATCGCGTTGAGCCGCGGTTCATCAAGGGAACGGGTGCGTTCGCTTCCGGCCAAGGCGCACAACAGAAGACATTTCGCGAGGAATATAACCTGCCGTATGGCTTGATCGCGATCTATGGAATTGTGAACCAGAAGGCAGCAGAAACCACGAAGCTCACGAGCGAGGACGCGGAAAGACTCTACGAGGCGATCTGGTACGGGACGAAGAGCCTGATCACTCGGTCAAAAATCGGGCAGCGCCCTTTGTTACTGGTGCTCGTGGAGTACGATGATGGCCATTCAAAGCACTATGTCGGGCGTCTCGACCAGTTCTTAGACTTGAAACGGGGAAAAGATGGCGGGGTGACCATTGGCGAGCCGAGTGCGAACGGGGATTGCGAAATCCGCGATGAAGCGCTCCGTGATGTCACCCAAGTCACGCTTGACATCACAGAGTTGGGCAAGGTTCTGTCGGGTCGAAAGGAAAGGATTGCGCGAATCCGGTTCGCATGGAACAAGCTTCTGAAGCTATCGCAGGAGCCACAGGAACAGGACGCCAAATGGACGTTTCTGGGATGCAATGCAGAGAAGCTGGAGTTTGATTGAGATGGGTAGAGACTTTGTGGTTTTCGATGTGGCGTCCGACATGGCGCACTTTCGGCGGCAATACGCGATCACTACCGCTCTGACGTATCCCATTCCGCCACGGACGGCGCTGTGTGGACTAGTCGGGGCAATTCTTGGCTTGCCAAAGAACGAGTCACTAGAACACTTCCAAGATAGCGAAGCGGTGTTCGGATTGCAGATCCTGAACCCTCTTCGCACAGGACAGGTCTCCATCAATCTGGTGGATACGAAACAAAACCCGACCTTTCGGCTCAAAGCTGTGAATCCTCGCACAACGATGCGATATGAGGTCGTGCGGCAGCCTCGCTACCGGGTGATGTTCAGCCATCCCACGCTCGGTCATCAATTGGCGGCATCGCTGAACCAGGGCGAGTCGTGTTACACCCCCTGTCTGGGACTTGCCTGGATGATCGCTTGGTTCGGAGATGAGGTCCAAATTGTAGAGGCGCAGGAAGTCTCCAACGACAAGGAGCATCGGGAATTCGTCTCGCCTGTGCGCTCGGATGACTTGCAAGACGAAATCCGTTGGAACACGGAAGGGGTTTACCAGCGGATACGTCTGCCAGCTGTTATGCAACCCAACCGCCAAGTGACTCGATACGAGGCTTACGTGATTGATACCTCGGGACGTTCCATCCAGGCGTCGTTGACGACGTATTGGAGATTAGTTGATGGTACTTGCTTTTCTGCATTGTGAATCTCACCCCGGGCGATTGTTAATCGATCATCTGCTGGACGTGAGGAACAGGCTCGGTCTTGACGATGCGCATTGGCTCGCATGCGCAGGTTTGTTCCATGATGTCGGTAAGGCTACGAGCTTTTTCAACGAATACCTACATGGAAAGAAGATCCCTCCGGAGCTAAGCCGTCATGCCGAAATCGGAGCGTTTTGGTTGATGGAGGTTATAAAGCCGATCGTTGCCTCAGGGAGAGGTATGACACCTGTGGAGGCGGCGCTGGCTATTCTCTTTGTCCGTCGCCACCATGGGAGTCTGGACGACCTGTTCGATGGAATAACCCTCCCTGATCAGCGCACTCTAGACAGGTTGCACAAGCAACTAGGATCGATGGACGTTGAGGGAATCGCAGGTTGGTTGGTGAAACGTCTTGGCGGGTCGATATCCCGTCCCGTTCTGGACAGTCATAGCCTGACTGAGCTTCGAGTGAAAACGAAAAATGCGCTGCGTCAGCCCTGTCCCGATGTCGAGGCGATGGTGCGTTTTCAAACGGCGATTCGCGACTTTGGCCGCCTCATCGAAGCCGACCGTGATTCGGCGGCCAAATATGCCGCTGGAAGCTTCGACGCTCCGCCACAACTCTCATTAGAACATCTTGCCGCATTCCGCTGCCGCGGGAATTTTGGTGCGACGACGGAACCTGTGGTTGCGGCTGCAAGGAACCGAGTTTATACGTCAGCGGTCGCCCACGTCCATGATCGTCCGGCGAATTTGGGTCACCTTTGGACTCTGACCGTTCCCACTGGGGCAGGAAAGACACTCGCCGCACTGGGCTGGGCATTGGCCCGTCGGCAAGCTCGCGCGAAGAAGGGTCTGAGGAGTTGCCCGATTATCTACGCGCTCCCGTTCACGAGCATCATTGACCAGAACGTGGCGGTTATCCTCAAGCTCTGGGGCGATGGTACGGTCGATGAGAGCTCGCTTGCAGTCCATCACCATCTTGCTGAGCCGGGACAGATTGAACGAGGTGGCGAGGCATCACTGGCTCGAAGTTGGGTTGAAGGTTGGCGCGCCGACATCATCTGCACGACCTTCGTACAGATCGTTGGTGCAATGTTCCATGCCACGTCCGCTAATGCCCGGCGGTTTAACAAGTTGGCCGGGTCAATCCTAATTCTGGATGAGGTCCAAGCATTTCCAGCCGAGCTATGGCCGGTATTGAGGGTAGCGCTTCAGTCGCTCAGCCAACGGTTTCAAACAGACATTCTCTTGGTTACTGCCACCCAGCCAGCGCTTTTCTCGCAATTGGAGAGAGAAGAAATCGGTGTTGAGTCGCCGGAGTTTGTGACGGTCTTTGACCGCTATGACGTGTATGTCGATGCCACTATTCCGCTGACCGTGGAAGACTTAGCGCGTCAGATTGCCACCGAGTTGTGCAAGAACGATAATGGTTCATGTTTGATCATTCTAAACACCGTAAGAGAGGCTCTCGAACTGTACGCTTCATTGGCGAAGGCGCCCAATCTTCGTGAATATCGGCTCTTTCACCTTTCCACCAATTTACGCCCTAAGGACCGAACTGAAATTCTGAAACAGCTGAACACTTGCCGCCAGCCTCATATTCTCGTGGCCACCCAAGTGGTCGAAGCCGGCGTAGACCTGTCGTTTGATGTCGTATTCCGGGCCTTGGCTCCGCTCGATGCGATCGTCCAAGCAGCAGGACGATGCAACCGGCATGGCAATGGCCGTCGCGGGATAGTCCATGTTTTCGATTTAGAGGGCAACAGCGGAGTTATCGTTTATGGGCGCGTTCACATTTGC is a window of Terriglobia bacterium DNA encoding:
- a CDS encoding TM1802 family CRISPR-associated protein; the protein is MIHQFAELGVFYRDREGLRPSDSVAQYLRDPVAKFRTKTVLLLIFCDKGFERIQVEECDAVKRRTYLYREGPPNGWDATPTSGLRGVKGHGDKEYQAALLEEIRKKLFRLSESIRDAVDRGVDLPESEISHLGKIRDWLKIAAGEGKPNMENRVALREKIEQCNPPVAKKTSVVSLPAIISVAWQEGNKELKRVGDYSAFQQSLVRSGKESATSKKGIKGAVQGIGQCSICGKANTEVSGLLQIQQFKVYTLDKPGSVSGGFDPSAAWRNFPACRECCDKVDFAGERVKKELAFDYYGFKYLLLPSPLRPTLTMAYEFLDSLINARINKTAKSRLTAAEDELFYVVSQEKNLLQVDLLFYQPDPQSFRPALYVSGLLPTRFRKLFDAKDVVDSHPWLDETSPVSFTKGQFTFGSLRSVFPAAHGGSTFDDDFLAATRAALELRPLSTRRLLQVGMRWVQDDYRQNRVRIIDKKRLPDWQFRLADLFRTILFFETLTDPNTERRQEDMQVDYGDSEQAERVRKVLDLGSGKLRTDPAPQAAFLVGACCSGIEQIQKDVRGATPFSGKLKGFRLDQSDVRGLFVAAKDKAKAYGEKQEPKVSALLEFAAAALAATPDQWPLSTDEISYFFALGHTLRPRFA
- the cas7b gene encoding type I-B CRISPR-associated protein Cas7/Csh2; translated protein: MEAAKTEKPEPITTRTEILFVYDIADANPNGDPNDENRPRMDLEAGRAKVSDVRLKRTIRDYLHDYCGEEIFCRQIEKADGTIQEGKDRAEDFFEQLSKDAKKDVKNVLEKRDFIEAGVIAQCIDIRLFGATIPVSGLKKEGKDSSVTLTGAVQFAMGTTLHRVEPRFIKGTGAFASGQGAQQKTFREEYNLPYGLIAIYGIVNQKAAETTKLTSEDAERLYEAIWYGTKSLITRSKIGQRPLLLVLVEYDDGHSKHYVGRLDQFLDLKRGKDGGVTIGEPSANGDCEIRDEALRDVTQVTLDITELGKVLSGRKERIARIRFAWNKLLKLSQEPQEQDAKWTFLGCNAEKLEFD
- the cas5b gene encoding type I-B CRISPR-associated protein Cas5b, translating into MGRDFVVFDVASDMAHFRRQYAITTALTYPIPPRTALCGLVGAILGLPKNESLEHFQDSEAVFGLQILNPLRTGQVSINLVDTKQNPTFRLKAVNPRTTMRYEVVRQPRYRVMFSHPTLGHQLAASLNQGESCYTPCLGLAWMIAWFGDEVQIVEAQEVSNDKEHREFVSPVRSDDLQDEIRWNTEGVYQRIRLPAVMQPNRQVTRYEAYVIDTSGRSIQASLTTYWRLVDGTCFSAL
- the cas3 gene encoding CRISPR-associated helicase Cas3', producing MVLAFLHCESHPGRLLIDHLLDVRNRLGLDDAHWLACAGLFHDVGKATSFFNEYLHGKKIPPELSRHAEIGAFWLMEVIKPIVASGRGMTPVEAALAILFVRRHHGSLDDLFDGITLPDQRTLDRLHKQLGSMDVEGIAGWLVKRLGGSISRPVLDSHSLTELRVKTKNALRQPCPDVEAMVRFQTAIRDFGRLIEADRDSAAKYAAGSFDAPPQLSLEHLAAFRCRGNFGATTEPVVAAARNRVYTSAVAHVHDRPANLGHLWTLTVPTGAGKTLAALGWALARRQARAKKGLRSCPIIYALPFTSIIDQNVAVILKLWGDGTVDESSLAVHHHLAEPGQIERGGEASLARSWVEGWRADIICTTFVQIVGAMFHATSANARRFNKLAGSILILDEVQAFPAELWPVLRVALQSLSQRFQTDILLVTATQPALFSQLEREEIGVESPEFVTVFDRYDVYVDATIPLTVEDLARQIATELCKNDNGSCLIILNTVREALELYASLAKAPNLREYRLFHLSTNLRPKDRTEILKQLNTCRQPHILVATQVVEAGVDLSFDVVFRALAPLDAIVQAAGRCNRHGNGRRGIVHVFDLEGNSGVIVYGRVHICLAREVFQDRTSFREPDLRNLVNQYFERLENRLGHDAAKKILEAVRMMQFAALRGEGEDKDRDAKAVQLIYDAPNRIAHFVETDESDERVWKQQTAALQLPDLIARRKRLRTLRNELAQRVVEIPRQHTYQTEPDDRSGYVYVPQSVSSDYYDTTTGWKRNR